From one Chitinivorax tropicus genomic stretch:
- a CDS encoding methyl-accepting chemotaxis protein, with the protein MAFSIKNLFGKLIGRGGDGSGDRPFDPSKTVSIIEKLRTTTDSDMPAPLPLIGHLPAKQQSTIFTTGIVVCLVCAGALVLWDIRTSNHNSLRRATSTEMQMLSQRMARAAAQAIQGNEGAFGTLNEAYGSFGKDLARLRDGDDDLPKSSGEAADVLRAIDKVWKESFLPNSVKPTVETILKNQSTIVTVTKSVTSINSNDAKLLEATQQLVSLLKEGGGTEHERELAQQMVVLTQRMAKNANAMLASEIINPEVVFLLGKDANTFRDTLQGMLDGSEELRLAAVKNQETREKLEEIKTLFKDFETVVSTFSRNQQNLVNTRLANQTIFSESEKLLVDSRKLANAYQTEGGSGIIYALIALFGIGAVGSLVMLGSVNAADAQRRRLESERENKRNQEAILRLLNEMSDLADGDLTVRASVTEDLTGAIADSMNYTIDELRSLITGINKATEQVTSAAAQAQSISNELLDAAQRQSTEIVTTNNRVQQMAQSISDVASTASESARVAEQSLQAAEKGTQAVDNSIKGMNEIREQIQETAKRIKRLGESSQEIGEIVELISDITEQTNVLALNAAIQAASAGEAGRGFTVVAEEVQRLAERSAEATKQIGAIVKTIQSDTHDAVAAMEVSTQGVVEGAKLSDAAGQALLEIRQVSRDLASLIQRISGATQEQSKMAEDVSHSMTDILNITEQTTAGTKQTAVQIGQLTGLAAELKGSVAGFKLS; encoded by the coding sequence ATGGCGTTTTCCATAAAAAATCTGTTCGGCAAGTTGATTGGCCGTGGTGGTGATGGTAGCGGCGATCGACCGTTCGACCCATCCAAAACCGTCTCCATCATCGAAAAACTACGCACAACCACAGATTCCGACATGCCGGCGCCTTTGCCGCTGATCGGTCATTTACCAGCCAAGCAACAATCCACCATTTTCACGACTGGGATTGTTGTGTGTCTCGTCTGTGCGGGTGCGCTGGTTTTGTGGGATATCCGGACATCCAACCATAATTCGCTGCGTCGTGCGACATCAACGGAAATGCAGATGTTGTCGCAGCGTATGGCACGTGCTGCAGCGCAGGCGATTCAAGGTAACGAAGGTGCGTTTGGCACGTTGAATGAGGCATATGGCTCATTTGGCAAGGATTTGGCGAGATTGCGCGATGGCGATGATGATCTTCCCAAATCGTCGGGTGAGGCGGCGGATGTTCTGCGGGCAATCGATAAGGTCTGGAAAGAGAGCTTCCTGCCCAACTCGGTCAAACCGACCGTTGAAACCATTCTGAAAAACCAGTCCACCATCGTCACCGTGACGAAGAGCGTGACCTCGATCAACTCGAACGATGCCAAGCTGCTGGAAGCTACCCAGCAACTGGTTTCGCTGTTGAAAGAAGGTGGTGGCACTGAGCATGAGCGTGAACTGGCGCAACAGATGGTGGTGTTGACACAGCGTATGGCCAAGAACGCCAACGCCATGCTGGCCAGTGAAATCATCAACCCGGAAGTGGTGTTCCTGCTGGGGAAGGATGCCAACACGTTCCGGGATACCCTGCAGGGGATGTTGGATGGCAGTGAAGAGTTACGATTGGCTGCTGTCAAGAATCAGGAGACGCGTGAAAAGCTGGAAGAGATCAAAACGCTCTTCAAAGATTTCGAAACAGTGGTGAGTACCTTCTCGCGGAACCAGCAGAACCTGGTCAACACCCGCTTGGCGAACCAGACCATCTTCTCCGAAAGTGAAAAGCTGCTGGTTGATTCGCGCAAGCTGGCTAACGCTTATCAGACTGAAGGTGGTAGCGGCATCATCTATGCCCTGATTGCTTTGTTCGGTATCGGTGCGGTTGGCTCTTTGGTGATGTTGGGTAGTGTGAACGCGGCGGATGCCCAACGTCGTCGTCTGGAGTCGGAGCGTGAAAACAAACGGAACCAGGAAGCGATTCTACGTCTGCTGAACGAAATGTCGGATTTGGCGGATGGTGACTTGACTGTCAGGGCGTCGGTAACCGAAGACCTGACCGGTGCGATCGCTGACTCCATGAACTACACGATTGACGAGCTGCGTTCTCTGATTACCGGTATCAACAAGGCGACTGAACAGGTAACCAGCGCTGCGGCGCAGGCGCAGTCGATTTCTAATGAACTGCTGGACGCCGCACAGCGCCAATCTACAGAGATTGTGACCACCAACAACCGTGTACAGCAGATGGCGCAGTCGATTTCGGACGTGGCGAGCACCGCATCTGAGTCCGCCCGAGTGGCGGAACAATCGCTGCAAGCTGCCGAGAAAGGCACGCAGGCGGTGGATAACTCGATCAAGGGCATGAATGAAATTCGTGAACAGATCCAGGAAACTGCGAAGCGGATCAAACGGCTGGGTGAAAGCTCGCAGGAAATTGGTGAAATCGTTGAACTGATTTCCGACATTACCGAGCAGACGAACGTACTGGCGCTGAATGCGGCCATTCAGGCAGCATCTGCAGGTGAAGCCGGTCGCGGGTTTACCGTGGTTGCGGAGGAAGTACAGCGACTCGCTGAACGCTCGGCGGAAGCGACCAAGCAGATCGGCGCGATTGTGAAGACCATTCAGAGCGATACCCATGATGCGGTAGCGGCGATGGAAGTATCGACCCAGGGTGTGGTGGAAGGAGCAAAACTGTCTGATGCGGCGGGTCAGGCTCTGTTGGAGATCCGTCAGGTATCGCGTGATCTGGCGTCACTGATTCAGCGCATTTCTGGTGCAACACAAGAGCAGTCGAAGATGGCGGAAGATGTATCGCACTCGATGACCGACATTCTGAACATTACTGAGCAGACAACTGCTGGTACCAAACAGACCGCCGTACAGATCGGTCAGTTGACTGGCTTGGCAGCAGAACTGAAGGGTTCCGTAGCCGGCTTCAAACTTTCATAA
- a CDS encoding Hpt domain-containing protein: protein MRVHSEFDVGSLVWVKAEIDQALERAKTCLEQFKASPADTSQLKFGRTHLHQVTGALQMVGLDGVARVSEEMELALSAIEKGEVEQVDDVLDALSATVDGCARYLEALMNGAPDLPLRLYPEYERIKLARGLTKVSPSDLFFPNLDVFSLPANAKPLADTELPALVKAQRTRYELGLLKWLRGGEDGLAIMAQTLRAIEAAVRSPRQRTFWWTAAGLVEAIANKAVNIDYVAKQLFARINIQLRRLAEGSQTVADRLQRDILYYLARSNEATDTLKKIRQSFALDELIPTETVAESSADAARQKAARAMRDLLAQAKEAWARAAGGQADKLTQVSETLANLTNKAQAFDVEGLEAFLQNLQSAVNSVQSNPVSEAAALDVATAFLLLDALCEHPVSPAHELPGQLSAMSARLDALARTGKLDDSLPALPQLDELARDAQAKMLQSQLMHEIQVNLQHIEQGLDAFFRDASKHTELASLQPYFRQIQGALAITELNDAAELLAWSQETTARYQAPDAELIPAELEMLAEVLSALGFYVEATQSDRANREEILRPILRKLRGETDVAEPEPVEMAPAPESTVELEVDQQKQQAQELLEVLRDNPEDQAAQEQLKATLQTLQQNADLIADNALGQQSAAALSALKEAEGKPIEALVATVSEMVGDKPAAEASPRPAPVSDEAVDQELLEVYLEEAVDVLANIRSNLAIIEASPRDKEALTVIRRGYHTLKGSGRMVGLNHLGEVAWSVEQVMNKVLQDDWPVTPGVLRLINLSHDGFVTWIDELRDKGSASIEASQIFNMAEALKRGEEPAEVASPVVEPVAAPSADKVVADEISLELPTLDLEPADVVAKSAPVLDVPVVPPVAVNIEPAEDVDLHIGDVVISSVLFDIFTNEAVRYLATLNEQQAQLRANPHQAVSDRFLHAAHTLCGICRTAGFQDMGELGHGLELCIQGQMKAPERLEATDINAFADAIAQLDVMFLTINAKLAPAAAPELVQRLEEISTRLRAVEDVHLEEDAELAPLPMLDEIKLDLPPLAESDVPALEADAEHEISLSLDESGTDVGMPIAEPVALDALSEDAMLSIDLPEVEALDQDHHLVEEPIELATPEMTPVAMVEVPAADIPVLDLESELPIVTVDAEPATVAAAELDAPTLSFDEPEISVEAVESSSIAVDQAEDIPVLDVPVIDLDETPSEQVSPVADLDAAVSNELAVDVVEVEPEPVVAPVIEVPAQPAVSVPTFNTAATAVATATEEAPEVSYSVQDDIDEQLLPVFIEEVNDLQPQISKVLRDWRADPAAYEMSKALQRLLHTLKGSARMTGAMRLGEATHNLETKVIALQDTAPGHDDFDDFESQWDHVNELIDALQGKPVAETVVEATAPAASNLSVPTMPMGLVDAEAAKSTLRVRADLVDRLVNQAGEVAIARSRMEAEMQALKQSLLDLTDNVTRLRTQLREIEIQAESQMASRMSHIQTDNEFDPLEFDRFTRLQELTRFMAESVNDVATIQHNLLKNLDETDAALLQQGRMTKDLQQELMRIRMVPFSSVNERLYRIVRQTGKEVGKKVNLEIRGGRVEIDRSMLEKMTSPFEHMLRNAIDHGLESRERRIDAGKPEVGEISLSLKQEGNELVLVLADDGSGLNLQRIREKAIGKGLIAADQVLSDEEAMYLIFEPGFSTAESLSQLSGRGIGLDVVKNEISDLGGRIQLDSEVGKGTRFTIHLPLTLAVTQTILVTAAGRKYAIPSVMVEQVQELKLGDLERLYEQKKVVWLGNEYPFTYLPRLLGNRDHQPEAKRYSTVVLLRSGSQRIALHVDDLVRNQEVVVKNIGPQLARVPGIAGATVLGNGDIVLILNPLLLLNRMESARTLQQAQADDQAPTQQQADSLAMVPVVMVVDDSLTVRKITGRLLAREGFQVTTAKDGVDALQQIQDVMPDVMLVDIEMPRMDGFELTRHIRSDEKTRHVPIIMITSRTAEKHRNYATELGVNVYLGKPYQEDELLGHIERFVEHKKARQV from the coding sequence ATGCGCGTACATAGCGAATTTGATGTCGGCTCGCTGGTCTGGGTCAAGGCTGAAATTGACCAGGCGTTGGAGCGAGCCAAAACCTGCCTTGAGCAATTCAAGGCTTCGCCTGCCGATACTTCTCAATTGAAGTTTGGCCGCACACATTTGCACCAGGTGACAGGTGCACTGCAGATGGTAGGTCTGGATGGGGTTGCGCGGGTTTCCGAAGAGATGGAGCTGGCGCTCTCTGCCATTGAGAAAGGTGAGGTCGAACAGGTTGATGATGTGCTGGACGCCTTGTCTGCGACGGTAGACGGATGTGCCCGCTATCTGGAAGCCCTGATGAATGGCGCACCAGATCTGCCATTACGGCTATATCCAGAGTACGAACGGATCAAGCTGGCGCGTGGTTTGACCAAAGTTTCACCAAGCGACCTGTTCTTTCCAAACCTGGATGTTTTTTCCCTGCCCGCCAACGCGAAACCACTTGCCGATACTGAGCTTCCCGCGTTGGTGAAGGCGCAGCGTACACGTTATGAGCTGGGTTTGTTGAAATGGCTCCGGGGCGGGGAGGATGGTTTGGCGATCATGGCGCAGACGTTGCGTGCCATCGAGGCCGCCGTCCGTTCGCCCCGCCAGCGTACATTCTGGTGGACTGCAGCGGGTTTGGTCGAGGCGATTGCCAATAAGGCCGTCAATATCGACTACGTGGCAAAGCAATTGTTTGCCCGGATCAATATTCAATTGCGGCGGTTGGCTGAGGGCTCGCAAACGGTTGCAGATCGCCTGCAACGTGACATCCTGTATTACCTCGCTCGCTCGAACGAAGCGACTGACACGCTGAAGAAGATCAGGCAGTCCTTTGCCTTGGATGAGCTGATTCCAACGGAAACAGTAGCGGAATCGAGTGCAGATGCGGCGCGGCAGAAAGCGGCCCGAGCCATGCGTGATCTGCTGGCTCAAGCAAAAGAGGCCTGGGCTCGTGCTGCGGGTGGCCAGGCGGACAAGTTGACGCAAGTTTCAGAAACACTGGCGAATCTGACCAACAAAGCGCAGGCATTTGATGTCGAGGGCTTAGAGGCATTCCTGCAGAATCTGCAATCAGCAGTCAACTCGGTTCAGAGCAACCCTGTTTCAGAAGCTGCGGCGCTTGACGTTGCCACGGCGTTCTTGCTGCTGGATGCCCTGTGTGAGCATCCTGTCAGCCCAGCTCACGAGCTACCTGGCCAATTGTCCGCCATGAGTGCGCGTCTGGATGCATTGGCCCGCACCGGCAAGCTGGACGATTCGCTGCCAGCCCTGCCGCAGCTTGATGAGCTGGCCCGCGATGCGCAGGCAAAAATGCTGCAATCGCAGCTGATGCATGAGATTCAAGTCAATCTGCAGCATATCGAACAGGGACTGGATGCGTTCTTCCGAGATGCCTCCAAACATACCGAGCTTGCCAGCCTGCAGCCATATTTCCGTCAGATTCAAGGCGCATTGGCGATCACTGAGTTGAACGATGCAGCGGAGTTGTTGGCCTGGAGCCAGGAGACCACAGCACGCTATCAAGCGCCGGATGCGGAGCTGATTCCAGCTGAGTTGGAAATGCTTGCTGAAGTTTTGTCAGCCCTTGGTTTCTATGTTGAAGCTACACAAAGCGATCGAGCCAATCGAGAGGAGATCCTCCGCCCGATTCTGCGAAAATTGCGTGGCGAAACCGATGTTGCTGAGCCTGAGCCGGTTGAGATGGCACCTGCGCCGGAATCGACGGTGGAGTTGGAAGTTGACCAGCAGAAGCAGCAAGCGCAGGAGTTGTTGGAGGTTCTGCGCGACAATCCGGAAGATCAGGCCGCACAGGAGCAGCTGAAAGCAACGTTACAGACTCTGCAGCAGAATGCGGATCTGATTGCTGACAATGCCTTGGGGCAGCAAAGTGCCGCTGCATTGTCCGCTTTAAAGGAGGCGGAAGGTAAGCCTATTGAGGCATTGGTTGCCACGGTCAGCGAAATGGTCGGTGACAAGCCTGCCGCCGAGGCGTCGCCCCGCCCTGCCCCGGTCAGTGACGAGGCGGTTGATCAGGAGTTGCTGGAGGTCTACCTGGAAGAAGCGGTGGACGTGCTGGCCAATATCCGCAGCAACCTCGCCATCATTGAGGCATCGCCGCGTGACAAAGAGGCTTTGACAGTCATCCGTCGCGGTTATCACACCCTGAAGGGCTCCGGTCGCATGGTCGGCTTGAACCATTTGGGTGAGGTGGCTTGGTCGGTTGAGCAGGTGATGAACAAGGTATTGCAGGATGATTGGCCTGTCACACCGGGTGTTTTACGTCTGATCAACCTCTCCCATGATGGATTCGTTACCTGGATCGACGAGCTGCGTGACAAAGGCAGTGCATCGATCGAGGCCAGTCAGATTTTCAATATGGCTGAAGCATTGAAGCGAGGCGAGGAGCCCGCTGAAGTAGCTTCTCCGGTTGTTGAGCCTGTGGCGGCGCCTAGTGCTGACAAGGTGGTGGCGGACGAAATATCGCTGGAGCTGCCGACTTTGGATTTGGAGCCAGCAGACGTGGTTGCCAAATCAGCGCCCGTGCTGGATGTTCCTGTGGTGCCGCCGGTTGCAGTCAATATCGAGCCGGCAGAGGATGTGGATCTGCACATCGGTGACGTGGTGATTTCCTCGGTGTTGTTCGACATCTTCACCAACGAGGCAGTGCGTTATCTGGCAACCTTGAATGAACAGCAAGCACAGCTGCGCGCAAACCCGCACCAGGCGGTCTCCGATCGATTCCTGCATGCAGCACACACCTTGTGCGGTATCTGCCGCACTGCTGGATTTCAGGATATGGGTGAGCTGGGCCATGGCCTGGAGCTATGCATACAGGGGCAGATGAAAGCGCCTGAACGCCTGGAAGCAACGGATATCAATGCGTTTGCGGATGCAATCGCGCAGCTTGATGTGATGTTCCTGACCATCAACGCCAAGTTGGCTCCGGCGGCGGCGCCTGAATTGGTTCAGCGTCTGGAAGAAATATCGACACGACTACGTGCAGTAGAGGACGTGCATCTGGAAGAGGATGCGGAGCTGGCGCCGTTGCCGATGCTGGATGAAATCAAGCTGGATCTACCGCCCCTGGCAGAGTCGGATGTCCCGGCGCTTGAGGCAGATGCAGAGCATGAGATTTCTTTGAGCCTGGATGAGTCCGGCACTGATGTGGGCATGCCCATTGCAGAGCCTGTGGCGTTGGATGCCTTGTCTGAAGACGCGATGCTGTCAATCGACTTGCCAGAGGTCGAAGCGCTGGATCAAGATCATCATCTCGTCGAAGAGCCGATTGAGCTGGCGACACCAGAGATGACGCCCGTGGCAATGGTTGAGGTGCCCGCTGCCGACATCCCTGTATTGGATCTCGAATCTGAGCTGCCGATCGTGACGGTGGATGCTGAGCCTGCGACAGTGGCGGCTGCCGAGCTGGATGCGCCCACATTGAGTTTCGATGAGCCGGAAATCTCGGTTGAAGCTGTTGAGTCCTCCTCTATAGCGGTCGATCAGGCGGAGGACATTCCCGTACTGGATGTGCCGGTTATTGATCTGGATGAGACGCCAAGCGAACAAGTATCGCCTGTCGCTGATCTTGACGCGGCTGTGAGCAACGAGCTTGCAGTTGATGTGGTCGAGGTCGAGCCGGAGCCTGTGGTTGCGCCGGTGATCGAAGTGCCTGCTCAGCCAGCTGTGTCAGTGCCGACATTCAACACTGCCGCTACAGCTGTTGCTACAGCCACTGAGGAGGCTCCAGAGGTTTCCTACTCAGTTCAGGATGACATCGACGAGCAATTGCTGCCCGTCTTCATCGAAGAGGTCAATGATCTGCAGCCTCAGATCAGCAAAGTGCTGCGCGACTGGCGGGCAGATCCGGCTGCCTACGAGATGTCCAAGGCATTGCAGCGTTTGCTGCATACCTTGAAAGGTAGCGCACGGATGACCGGTGCGATGCGGCTGGGTGAAGCCACCCATAACCTCGAAACCAAAGTCATTGCATTGCAGGATACAGCACCTGGCCATGATGACTTTGATGATTTCGAGTCGCAGTGGGATCACGTCAACGAATTGATTGATGCTCTGCAAGGTAAGCCTGTCGCGGAAACAGTGGTGGAAGCGACAGCCCCGGCGGCAAGCAATCTAAGTGTGCCGACCATGCCGATGGGCTTGGTCGATGCCGAAGCGGCCAAATCCACATTACGTGTCCGTGCTGATCTGGTTGATCGCCTAGTGAACCAAGCGGGTGAAGTGGCAATTGCGCGTTCCCGCATGGAAGCGGAAATGCAGGCGCTGAAACAATCACTGCTGGATTTGACCGATAACGTCACCCGCTTGCGCACCCAATTGCGTGAGATCGAGATCCAGGCTGAATCACAAATGGCCTCACGGATGTCGCATATCCAGACGGATAACGAATTCGACCCTCTGGAATTCGACCGGTTCACCCGCCTGCAGGAATTGACGCGTTTCATGGCGGAAAGCGTGAACGACGTTGCGACCATTCAACACAACTTGCTGAAAAACCTGGATGAAACCGACGCTGCATTATTGCAGCAAGGGCGTATGACCAAGGATCTGCAACAGGAGTTGATGCGGATTCGAATGGTACCGTTTTCCAGTGTGAATGAACGGCTGTACCGGATTGTTCGCCAGACGGGTAAAGAAGTGGGCAAGAAGGTCAACCTGGAGATTCGAGGCGGACGGGTTGAAATTGACCGGTCGATGCTTGAAAAAATGACATCGCCGTTTGAGCATATGCTGCGGAATGCCATTGACCATGGTTTGGAAAGCCGAGAACGGCGGATCGATGCGGGTAAGCCAGAAGTTGGTGAAATCTCGCTCAGCCTGAAGCAAGAGGGCAATGAACTGGTATTGGTGTTGGCAGACGACGGGTCAGGGCTCAATCTGCAGCGGATTCGCGAGAAGGCGATCGGTAAAGGGCTCATTGCTGCTGATCAGGTCTTGAGCGATGAGGAAGCCATGTACCTGATTTTCGAGCCTGGGTTCTCCACCGCTGAATCGCTCAGCCAATTGTCCGGTCGAGGCATTGGCCTGGATGTGGTGAAGAACGAGATCTCCGATCTGGGTGGCCGCATTCAGCTCGATTCGGAAGTGGGCAAGGGTACGCGTTTCACCATTCACCTGCCATTGACGTTGGCGGTGACGCAGACGATTCTGGTAACTGCCGCTGGCCGCAAGTACGCGATCCCATCGGTCATGGTTGAGCAAGTTCAGGAATTGAAACTCGGAGACCTGGAGCGTCTGTACGAGCAGAAGAAAGTCGTCTGGTTGGGCAACGAGTATCCGTTCACCTACTTGCCGCGACTGTTGGGTAATCGTGATCACCAGCCTGAGGCGAAGCGCTACAGTACGGTGGTGTTGCTCCGTAGTGGTAGCCAACGGATTGCCCTGCATGTGGATGATCTGGTGCGGAATCAAGAAGTGGTGGTCAAGAACATTGGCCCGCAATTGGCGCGGGTGCCAGGTATCGCTGGTGCGACAGTACTCGGTAACGGCGATATCGTCCTGATCTTGAACCCCTTGTTGTTGCTCAATCGCATGGAGTCTGCCCGTACACTGCAACAGGCACAGGCTGACGATCAAGCACCGACCCAGCAGCAGGCCGATTCACTGGCGATGGTGCCGGTGGTCATGGTGGTGGATGACTCGTTGACGGTGCGGAAGATCACGGGCCGGTTGCTTGCGCGGGAAGGTTTCCAGGTAACGACCGCAAAAGACGGCGTAGATGCACTGCAGCAAATTCAGGACGTGATGCCTGATGTGATGTTGGTTGACATCGAGATGCCTCGGATGGATGGGTTCGAATTGACGCGCCATATCCGCAGTGATGAAAAAACCCGGCATGTCCCGATCATCATGATCACATCGCGTACAGCTGAGAAACACCGCAATTATGCGACTGAGCTGGGTGTCAACGTCTACCTGGGTAAGCCGTATCAGGAAGACGAGTTGTTGGGTCATATCGAGCGTTTTGTCGAACACAAAAAAGCTCGACAAGTCTGA
- a CDS encoding glycerophosphodiester phosphodiesterase family protein produces MMKAAGFQVVTWTVNTTDDMTKLLKAGVNGIISDRPDLLYQAVAAFDANGDGKPGDYLTPAGLIDIAKFDAQGHRGGRNQRPENTLPAFEVALDNLMTTIETDTGITKDGVSIIKHDPYIEAVKCRRVDGQPYAFADERLIKDLTQAEIQSTFICDKIFRGADQKNDLALSPVSVALANSKGYISPYVMPTTQDMFDLVTAYIDHYSNGAGKAHPDAPKRVENAKHVRFNIETKLNPRSDKDSHGNTYKDRTVGYVQMADTLAGVIVANKMENRADIQSFDFRTLFHVQQKFPAIRTAFLFGDFPIYAGPDSDDGTNMQDEAGKNTPWMNGLPWPYRQTAASNPFRAKRSGGFEGMALSADGTKLYPLLELPLAGHDDKTLLINEFDLAKRQYTGNRYLYKLDAKGTNIGDYIMFNGEEGIVIERDPSQGDMTGFKKLFKIRLGKAGDYVEKRELVNLMAIKDPDGISGAAANGDIGLGATFAMPFNTIEDIAILDERTLLIMDDNNYPFSVGRHVGSKMPDDNEFVVIKLPEPLKMAK; encoded by the coding sequence ATGATGAAAGCCGCTGGCTTTCAAGTCGTGACCTGGACGGTCAACACCACGGATGATATGACCAAGCTGCTCAAAGCAGGGGTGAATGGCATCATTTCCGATCGGCCTGATCTGCTATATCAAGCCGTTGCAGCGTTTGATGCCAATGGAGACGGCAAACCCGGTGACTATTTGACACCCGCCGGCTTGATCGATATAGCCAAGTTCGATGCGCAGGGGCACCGTGGTGGTCGGAATCAACGCCCAGAGAACACCTTACCTGCATTCGAGGTGGCCCTGGACAACCTGATGACAACCATCGAGACGGATACAGGTATCACCAAAGATGGCGTATCAATCATCAAACATGATCCGTACATCGAGGCGGTCAAGTGCCGTCGTGTAGATGGTCAGCCCTATGCATTTGCAGACGAACGCTTGATCAAAGACCTGACGCAGGCTGAGATTCAATCTACTTTCATCTGTGACAAGATCTTCCGTGGTGCGGATCAGAAAAATGACCTGGCGCTCTCGCCTGTTTCTGTCGCCTTGGCGAACAGCAAAGGTTATATCAGCCCCTATGTCATGCCCACCACGCAGGACATGTTCGACTTGGTTACGGCCTACATCGATCATTACAGCAATGGTGCGGGCAAAGCTCACCCTGATGCACCTAAGCGTGTGGAAAACGCCAAACACGTGCGCTTCAATATCGAAACCAAACTCAACCCACGCTCCGATAAAGATAGCCACGGTAATACCTACAAAGATCGCACAGTAGGCTATGTGCAGATGGCAGACACCCTGGCTGGTGTCATCGTTGCGAATAAAATGGAAAACAGGGCAGATATCCAGAGCTTTGATTTCCGCACCTTGTTCCATGTCCAGCAGAAATTCCCTGCCATTCGCACGGCTTTCCTCTTTGGGGATTTCCCGATCTACGCGGGGCCGGACAGTGACGATGGCACAAACATGCAGGATGAAGCGGGCAAGAACACACCGTGGATGAACGGCCTGCCCTGGCCATACCGTCAAACTGCCGCATCCAACCCATTCCGCGCCAAGCGTAGTGGAGGGTTTGAAGGGATGGCCTTGTCAGCTGATGGCACCAAACTCTACCCGCTGCTGGAGCTGCCATTGGCTGGGCATGACGACAAGACTTTGCTGATCAATGAGTTCGATCTGGCCAAACGGCAATACACCGGCAATCGCTACCTCTATAAGCTGGATGCCAAAGGAACCAATATCGGTGATTACATCATGTTCAACGGTGAGGAAGGGATTGTCATCGAACGTGACCCCAGCCAAGGGGATATGACGGGCTTCAAAAAGCTGTTCAAGATCAGGTTGGGCAAAGCGGGCGACTATGTTGAAAAGCGTGAATTGGTCAACCTGATGGCAATCAAAGACCCTGATGGTATCAGTGGGGCTGCGGCCAATGGAGACATCGGGCTGGGTGCTACCTTTGCCATGCCATTCAATACCATTGAGGACATTGCCATACTGGATGAGCGTACTCTGCTGATCATGGATGACAATAACTATCCGTTCAGTGTTGGCCGGCATGTGGGCAGCAAAATGCCGGATGATAATGAGTTCGTGGTGATCAAATTGCCAGAGCCTTTGAAAATGGCCAAATAA